In Phragmitibacter flavus, the following are encoded in one genomic region:
- a CDS encoding phosphoglycerate kinase: protein MPKKSIRDIDVTGKRCLVRVDFNVPLDDKDGTMVITDDTRIKGTLTTLNYLLEKGARVILASHLGRPKGKPDPKQSLKPVAARLEELIGRPVAFADDCVGESAKEKALALKDGEILLLENTRFHAGEEKNDAELAKGMADLAEIFVNDAFGSAHRAHSSTAGVADYLPAVSGLLMESELAYLHDELENPERPFVVILGGAKVNDKIAVINRLLEKADTVIIGGGMAYTFMKIVNGISIGKSLYKPDWEPIAQAALDKAKERGVKLLIPVDSMITDAFDFDAKKLGNTKFTSPGESIPDDWEGVDIGPETVKLFSDEIAKAKTVIWNGPMGVFEIKESSKGTFDVAEAIAANQAAKTIIGGGDSVKAVKKAGVSDKVTFISTGGGASLELLEGKELPGVAALQDK, encoded by the coding sequence ATGCCAAAAAAGAGCATCCGCGACATCGACGTGACTGGTAAACGCTGCCTCGTGCGCGTGGATTTTAATGTTCCTCTTGATGACAAGGATGGAACGATGGTGATCACGGATGACACGCGGATCAAGGGGACGCTCACGACGCTGAACTATCTTCTGGAAAAGGGAGCGCGGGTGATTTTGGCGAGTCATTTGGGTCGTCCGAAGGGCAAGCCTGATCCCAAGCAGTCGTTGAAGCCGGTGGCGGCAAGACTCGAAGAGTTGATTGGTCGTCCGGTGGCTTTTGCGGATGATTGCGTGGGTGAATCGGCCAAAGAGAAGGCGCTGGCACTGAAGGATGGAGAGATTCTGCTGTTGGAGAACACGCGTTTCCACGCAGGTGAGGAGAAGAACGACGCCGAACTGGCGAAGGGTATGGCTGACTTGGCGGAGATTTTTGTGAATGATGCGTTTGGTTCTGCGCACCGTGCGCACAGCTCAACGGCTGGTGTGGCGGATTACCTGCCGGCGGTTTCTGGTTTGCTGATGGAGAGCGAGCTTGCCTATTTGCACGATGAACTGGAGAACCCGGAGCGTCCGTTTGTGGTAATTCTTGGTGGTGCGAAGGTGAATGACAAGATTGCGGTGATCAATCGTCTGCTGGAAAAAGCGGATACGGTGATCATCGGTGGCGGCATGGCTTACACGTTCATGAAGATCGTGAATGGCATTTCCATCGGCAAGAGCCTTTACAAGCCGGATTGGGAGCCGATTGCCCAGGCGGCATTGGACAAGGCGAAGGAGCGTGGGGTGAAGTTGTTGATTCCGGTGGATTCGATGATCACCGATGCATTTGATTTTGATGCGAAGAAGCTGGGCAACACGAAGTTCACTTCGCCCGGTGAGAGCATCCCTGATGACTGGGAAGGGGTCGACATCGGTCCAGAGACAGTAAAACTTTTCTCTGATGAAATTGCCAAGGCAAAAACGGTGATCTGGAACGGCCCGATGGGCGTTTTTGAGATCAAGGAAAGTTCCAAAGGCACTTTTGACGTGGCGGAAGCAATCGCTGCGAATCAGGCTGCCAAGACCATCATTGGTGGTGGCGACAGTGTGAAAGCAGTCAAGAAAGCTGGTGTCTCGGACAAGGTGACCTTCATTTCCACCGGTGGTGGCGCGAGCCTCGAACTTTTGGAAGGCAAAGAGCTTCCGGGTGTCGCTGCACTTCAGGACAAGTGA
- the tpiA gene encoding triose-phosphate isomerase: MPPVFRKPIVAANWKMNNTPTETEQFLRSFLRLIPEKCPIQIVVTPPFVSLPKAHELMHNVRTEIVELGAQNMSQYPSGAYTGEINAMMLKEVGVRHVILGHSERRAIFGETSQMVNAKVLAALEARLHPIVCVGETLEERDAGRINEVLESQMRESLATVGSRRLMDVVVAYEPVWAIGTGRTASPEQAQEAHAFIRSVLASMFDQDTANKVRIQYGGSVKPSNMDELISQPDVDGALVGGASLESGSFYEIVKAVINYVNDNNKPG, translated from the coding sequence ATGCCTCCCGTGTTCCGCAAACCTATCGTCGCCGCCAACTGGAAAATGAACAATACACCGACGGAAACGGAGCAGTTCCTGCGGTCGTTCCTGCGGTTGATTCCAGAGAAATGTCCGATCCAGATCGTGGTGACCCCACCGTTTGTGTCTCTGCCAAAGGCGCATGAGTTGATGCACAACGTGCGCACGGAAATTGTCGAATTGGGAGCGCAGAACATGAGTCAGTATCCGAGCGGTGCCTACACGGGCGAGATCAACGCGATGATGCTGAAGGAAGTGGGCGTGCGCCACGTGATCCTTGGTCACAGCGAGCGCCGGGCAATTTTTGGCGAGACGAGCCAGATGGTGAACGCGAAGGTGCTCGCGGCTTTGGAGGCACGTTTGCATCCAATCGTTTGCGTGGGTGAGACTTTGGAAGAGCGCGATGCGGGCCGGATCAATGAGGTGCTCGAATCGCAGATGCGCGAGAGTTTGGCGACGGTGGGATCACGTCGTTTGATGGATGTGGTGGTGGCCTATGAGCCGGTCTGGGCGATTGGCACGGGTCGAACGGCATCTCCGGAGCAGGCACAGGAAGCCCATGCGTTTATTCGCAGCGTGCTGGCGTCGATGTTTGATCAGGACACGGCCAACAAGGTGCGTATTCAATACGGCGGCAGCGTCAAGCCTTCCAACATGGATGAGCTGATTTCACAGCCGGATGTGGATGGGGCGTTGGTGGGTGGTGCCAGCCTTGAGAGCGGCAGCTTTTACGAAATCGTCAAAGCGG